The Raphanus sativus cultivar WK10039 unplaced genomic scaffold, ASM80110v3 Scaffold0430, whole genome shotgun sequence genome includes a window with the following:
- the LOC108822152 gene encoding ethylene-responsive transcription factor ERF012-like produces MVKQELKIKKEMSLSSPSQSSPSSSSPKIKKNKIKKYKGVRMRSWGSWVSEIRAPNKKTRIWLGSYSTAEAAARAYDVALLCLKGPQANLNFPSSASSHHLLDEMTILSPKSIQKIAAQAANNSSDLFALSSSAVSSPSDHDHHPDDDGMQSLIGSFVENHVSLMNPSSSWYDNEHNGMFFFDDGAPFNYSPPLNSTTNMVDAYFYEDADIPLWSFS; encoded by the coding sequence ATGGTGAAGCAAGAACTCAAGATCAAGAAGGAAATGTCTTTGTCTTCACCATCTCAGTCTTCaccttcttcgtcttctcctAAGATTAAGAAGAATAAAATTAAGAAGTACAAAGGAGTGAGGATGAGAAGTTGGGGATCATGGGTGTCTGAGATTAGGGCACCAAATAAAAAGACAAGGATTTGGTTGGGCTCTTACTCAACAGCTGAAGCAGCAGCTAGGGCTTATGATGTTGCACTCTTGTGTCTCAAAGGCCCTCAAGCCAATCTCAACTTCCCTAGTTCTGCTTCTTCTCATCATCTATTAGATGAAATGACCATTTTGTCCCCTAAATCCATCCAAAAAATTGCCGCTCAAGCTGCAAACAATTCATCTGATCTTTTTGCCCTTTCTTCATCAGCTGTCTCGTCACCGTCCGATCATGATCATCATCCTGATGATGACGGCATGCAATCTTTGATAGGGTCTTTCGTGGAGAATCATGTGTCTTTGATGAATCCATCATCATCGTGGTATGATAATGAACATAACGGGATGTTCTTCTTCGACGATGGAGCTCCGTTTAATTACTCTCCTCCATTGAACTCGACGACGAATATGGTCGATGCGTACTTCTACGAAGATGCTGATATTCCACTTTGGAGTTTCAGTTGA